Proteins found in one Deinococcus apachensis DSM 19763 genomic segment:
- a CDS encoding beta-ketoacyl-[acyl-carrier-protein] synthase family protein, whose protein sequence is MERVVVTGVGVCSPLGSGVEEFWRRLLAGHTGVRGLADPERETLGLRVAATVPGGDIEPYLDPKAARRMSRSSHLALVAAREAVRRAGLEGAGVDREEVAVIVGSSIGGYSASEASFKAFYRQESVSPFTIPLSMNVAPAANISIHHGFQGPLLSVDAACASAAHSIGHAFGLVASGAVPVAVTGGADSPFSPAVVRAWRALRVLSDWVGPPEEACRPFSADRSGLVLGEGAGILVLEAERSARARGATILAEVVGYGASSDAHHLTQTESAGPVLAMRRALRQAGVDPERVDYVNAHATATPLNDKTETRAIRKVLGERAPRVPVVGNKAALGHAMGASGALELISTVLSLRDQVVPPTLNCRVPDPECDLDYVTEGCRPCRVEYALSNSFAFGGSNAALLVRAYSGA, encoded by the coding sequence ATGGAACGAGTGGTGGTAACGGGTGTGGGTGTATGCAGCCCCCTGGGCTCGGGGGTCGAGGAGTTCTGGCGCCGACTGCTCGCGGGGCACACGGGGGTCCGAGGGCTGGCGGATCCGGAGAGGGAGACCCTGGGCCTGCGCGTGGCCGCCACGGTGCCGGGCGGGGACATTGAGCCCTACCTGGACCCCAAGGCGGCGCGCCGGATGAGCCGCTCCTCGCACCTCGCGCTCGTGGCCGCCCGGGAGGCGGTGCGTCGGGCGGGCCTGGAAGGGGCAGGCGTGGACCGGGAGGAGGTCGCCGTGATCGTGGGCAGCTCCATCGGTGGTTACAGCGCCAGCGAGGCCTCGTTCAAGGCCTTTTACCGGCAGGAGTCAGTCAGCCCCTTCACCATCCCGCTGTCCATGAACGTCGCGCCCGCCGCGAACATCTCCATCCACCACGGTTTTCAGGGCCCGCTGCTCTCGGTGGACGCCGCCTGCGCGTCGGCCGCCCACTCCATCGGGCACGCCTTTGGCCTGGTCGCCAGCGGCGCGGTGCCCGTCGCCGTCACGGGTGGTGCCGACAGCCCCTTTTCCCCCGCCGTCGTGCGCGCGTGGCGGGCCCTGCGGGTGCTCTCCGACTGGGTGGGCCCCCCGGAGGAGGCCTGCCGTCCCTTCAGCGCGGACCGCAGCGGCCTGGTGCTGGGTGAGGGCGCCGGAATCCTGGTGCTGGAAGCCGAACGCTCAGCACGGGCGCGCGGGGCCACCATTCTGGCCGAAGTGGTGGGCTACGGGGCCAGCTCGGACGCCCACCACCTCACCCAGACCGAGTCCGCCGGTCCGGTTCTCGCCATGCGGCGGGCCCTGCGTCAGGCCGGGGTGGACCCCGAGCGGGTGGACTACGTCAACGCCCACGCCACGGCCACGCCCCTCAACGACAAGACGGAGACCCGGGCGATCAGAAAGGTGCTGGGGGAGCGTGCCCCCCGCGTCCCGGTGGTCGGGAACAAGGCGGCGCTGGGGCACGCGATGGGTGCGAGCGGCGCCCTGGAACTCATCAGCACCGTGCTCTCGCTGCGCGACCAGGTGGTGCCGCCCACCCTCAACTGCCGGGTGCCCGACCCGGAGTGCGACCTGGACTACGTGACGGAGGGCTGCCGCCCGTGCCGAGTGGAGTACGCCCTCAGCAACTCCTTCGCGTTCGGCGGAAGCAACGCCGCCCTGCTGGTGAGGGCGTACAGCGGGGCTTAA
- a CDS encoding GGDEF domain-containing protein, giving the protein MSGLPPASGAAPLRAAVEARQSALAARRDAGAPPAELAALHREVVYAALDSGDVAVAMTHALACLDLARAAGDPSLQAKAQVALALVQAEAYDDLGAAVHFQQADRLAREAGDDRGVALVAVNASHHELERRQYGAALTRLHELQASPQARGLDLGDSREMRQAFAINYVTSAAEALRAGEVPGPARAGVEAQLLAAVAELRGWNADRAALTQPLHVLSILDALTRHAVWARDLPAARRLADEHVGLAGQTGSLLLLGRALLERSRLAAHAGRWPEAIRDAEQAVRHFEAGGQDLWAARGREALAEAYARTGRFQDAFEAQQEVTRRVEDLFRAYHQQRALVHQIEQQAREAEVRAAALAEAALKDPLTGAPNRTHAMRVLEGLRVRPGQGSAVALMDLDHFKRVNDTYGHGVGDTVLRRVTRDLTAALRQVDCLARFGGEEFVVILSGVSLSEALACCERLRSVLADLDWADVAPGLRTTASFGVAPLDPDTGLDLTLQAADEALYAAKATGRNAVRVAEHRSPGRRPRTVPQPPRGGEGPGSPGQG; this is encoded by the coding sequence ATGTCCGGCCTCCCCCCAGCGTCAGGGGCCGCCCCCCTGCGAGCGGCGGTCGAGGCCCGGCAATCCGCCCTGGCCGCCCGCCGGGACGCGGGGGCGCCGCCCGCCGAACTCGCCGCCCTGCACCGCGAGGTGGTGTACGCCGCGCTGGACTCGGGCGACGTAGCGGTGGCGATGACCCACGCGCTGGCCTGCCTGGACCTGGCCCGGGCGGCGGGCGACCCGTCCCTGCAGGCCAAGGCGCAGGTGGCGCTGGCCCTCGTCCAGGCCGAGGCGTACGACGACCTGGGGGCCGCCGTCCACTTCCAGCAGGCCGACCGGCTGGCGCGGGAGGCCGGGGACGACCGGGGGGTGGCGCTGGTCGCGGTCAACGCCTCCCACCACGAGCTGGAGCGCCGCCAGTACGGCGCGGCCCTGACGCGGCTGCACGAGTTGCAGGCGTCCCCACAGGCCCGCGGCCTGGACCTGGGCGACTCGCGCGAGATGCGGCAGGCCTTTGCGATCAACTACGTGACCAGCGCGGCCGAGGCGCTCCGCGCGGGCGAGGTGCCCGGCCCGGCCCGCGCGGGAGTCGAGGCGCAGCTCCTCGCCGCCGTCGCCGAGCTGCGCGGGTGGAATGCCGACCGCGCCGCGCTGACGCAGCCCCTGCACGTTCTGTCCATCCTGGACGCGCTGACCCGCCACGCCGTCTGGGCGCGGGACCTGCCCGCCGCCCGGCGCCTGGCCGATGAGCATGTGGGGCTCGCGGGGCAGACGGGCAGCCTGCTGCTGCTCGGCCGGGCGCTGCTGGAGCGTAGCCGCCTGGCGGCCCACGCGGGGAGGTGGCCGGAGGCGATCCGCGACGCGGAACAGGCGGTGCGGCACTTCGAGGCTGGCGGGCAGGACCTTTGGGCCGCGCGGGGACGTGAGGCGCTGGCCGAGGCCTATGCCCGGACCGGGCGCTTTCAGGACGCCTTCGAGGCGCAGCAGGAGGTGACGCGCCGGGTCGAGGACCTTTTCCGGGCCTACCACCAGCAGCGCGCCCTGGTCCACCAGATCGAGCAGCAGGCCCGCGAGGCGGAGGTCCGCGCAGCGGCCCTGGCCGAGGCGGCCCTGAAAGACCCGCTCACGGGGGCGCCCAACCGCACGCACGCCATGCGGGTGCTTGAGGGGCTGCGGGTGCGGCCCGGCCAGGGGAGCGCCGTCGCCCTGATGGACCTCGACCACTTCAAGCGGGTGAACGACACCTACGGGCACGGCGTGGGCGACACTGTGCTGAGGCGGGTGACCCGGGACCTGACGGCCGCGCTCCGTCAGGTGGACTGCCTGGCGCGCTTCGGCGGGGAGGAATTCGTGGTCATCCTGTCCGGCGTTAGCCTGAGCGAGGCCCTGGCCTGCTGCGAGCGCCTGCGGTCCGTCCTGGCCGACCTCGACTGGGCGGACGTGGCGCCCGGACTGCGGACCACCGCCAGCTTCGGGGTGGCGCCGCTCGATCCCGACACCGGGCTGGACCTGACGTTGCAGGCCGCCGACGAGGCGCTGTATGCTGCCAAGGCCACGGGGCGCAACGCCGTGCGGGTGGCCGAGCACCGGTCGCCGGGCCGTCGCCCCCGGACCGTGCCCCAGCCCCCGCGGGGCGGCGAGGGGCCAGGCTCCCCCGGGCAGGGGTGA
- a CDS encoding MFS transporter produces MLVSARDPSSRAVLQLPEFRAMLLATLCSTLAGRAVALTVAYQLYQLTKNPLTLGILGLVEAIPALSLALFGGVVADRNDRRRILLTTTTIEVGCALLFAGYALLGAGAGVGPILALVFCLGLARGFSDPALPAFEAQVVPRELLLRASAWQASVWQAAAIAGPAVGGVLYAALGARGAYLFAAALFGVALGCVAFIRPKPRPHFVPGEPVWQSIKEGLAFVLRRQVLVGSMALDLFSVLFGGAVALLPVFASDILRVGPTGLGLLVAAPSVGALAVMLYATTRPPGKNAGRTLLGAVAGFGVCMVVFGLSRNLALSVAALVLAGLFDGISMVVRRATLRLKAPDHLRGRVSAVSSMFIGASNELGAFESGVAASLLGTARSVWLGGLVTLLVVGVTAYLAPELRAMDLTDVAEDRG; encoded by the coding sequence ATGTTGGTTTCCGCCAGGGACCCCTCCAGCCGGGCCGTCCTGCAACTCCCCGAATTTCGCGCCATGCTCCTCGCCACGCTGTGCAGCACCCTCGCGGGCCGCGCCGTGGCCCTCACCGTCGCCTACCAGCTCTATCAGCTCACGAAAAACCCGCTTACGTTGGGCATTCTCGGGCTGGTGGAGGCGATCCCAGCGCTCAGCCTGGCCCTCTTCGGCGGGGTGGTGGCCGACCGCAACGATCGCCGCCGCATCCTGCTCACGACGACCACCATCGAGGTGGGGTGCGCGCTGCTGTTTGCCGGGTACGCCCTGCTGGGGGCGGGCGCGGGGGTGGGGCCCATCCTGGCGCTGGTGTTCTGCCTGGGGCTGGCGCGCGGCTTTTCCGACCCGGCCCTCCCGGCCTTCGAGGCGCAGGTCGTGCCGCGCGAACTCCTGCTGCGGGCGTCGGCCTGGCAGGCGAGCGTGTGGCAGGCGGCGGCCATCGCGGGTCCGGCGGTGGGGGGCGTGTTGTACGCGGCGCTGGGGGCGCGGGGCGCGTACCTCTTCGCTGCCGCGCTCTTCGGGGTGGCGCTGGGATGCGTGGCCTTTATCCGGCCCAAGCCGCGGCCCCACTTCGTGCCCGGCGAGCCCGTGTGGCAGAGCATCAAGGAGGGGCTGGCCTTCGTCCTGCGGCGGCAGGTCCTGGTGGGCAGCATGGCGCTCGACCTGTTCAGCGTGCTGTTCGGGGGCGCGGTGGCGCTGCTGCCGGTGTTTGCCTCGGACATCCTGCGGGTGGGGCCGACCGGCTTGGGGCTGCTGGTGGCCGCGCCCAGCGTCGGGGCGCTCGCGGTGATGCTGTACGCGACCACCCGACCGCCGGGGAAGAACGCCGGTCGCACCCTGCTGGGGGCCGTGGCGGGCTTCGGCGTGTGCATGGTCGTCTTCGGGCTGTCGCGGAACCTCGCCCTCAGCGTGGCGGCGCTCGTGCTGGCGGGCCTCTTCGACGGGATCAGCATGGTCGTGCGCCGCGCCACCCTGCGCCTCAAGGCTCCCGACCACCTGCGCGGGCGGGTGAGCGCGGTCAGCTCCATGTTCATCGGCGCGAGCAACGAGCTGGGCGCCTTCGAGAGCGGGGTCGCCGCCAGCCTGCTGGGCACCGCCCGCAGCGTGTGGCTCGGCGGCCTGGTCACGCTGCTGGTGGTGGGCGTGACGGCGTACCTGGCGCCCGAGCTGCGCGCGATGGACCTCACGGACGTGGCGGAGGACCGGGGCTGA
- a CDS encoding HD domain-containing phosphohydrolase: protein MSQTLPTPKPVLDAHVLVHLARSSQDVFSRCVTLALEATRATTVLALLHRPCREELEVVAAAGHLAEQAVGRTFRWGEALAWRVFVAGEAYLAPDAHTRADAHFISGQARPGMYLGVPLTDPDGQVIGVLSIDTTDSAETLGDGDAQTLTLLGQAAGVAYARWLALERAQQTAHRFEQLARLSAELESLQTPDEIARRALETLLDLSGFTTGAVFERCGESQVALTVLAGHLGEGDLNAVRLHQPHAPTGLVAQVLDTQSTLVVPDYPRWCQASPVAVNQIHTALAAPLRSRGRVGGVIGLAHLGQVHEVSPETVTLLEMVAAHIDRATERAAGVEHLRRMREAALRGVGRVLERRDGETFGHTDRVTGLAVRLGEALGLSPAALQHLRWGAYLHDVGKVAVDDQILRKPGPLTPAEREAMQAHVVVGDDMLRDEAFVPREVRQVVRSHHERWDGAGYPDGLAGEDIPLLARIFSVVDVYDALISPRPYKPAWPAEAARAELARGAGRQFDPRVVQAFLGLPS, encoded by the coding sequence ATGAGCCAAACGCTGCCCACCCCCAAGCCCGTTCTGGACGCGCATGTCCTGGTTCACCTGGCCCGTTCGTCCCAGGACGTGTTCAGCCGGTGCGTGACCCTGGCCCTGGAGGCCACCCGCGCCACCACGGTGCTCGCCCTGCTGCACCGCCCGTGCCGCGAGGAACTGGAGGTCGTCGCCGCCGCCGGTCACCTTGCCGAGCAGGCCGTTGGCCGCACCTTTCGCTGGGGGGAGGCGCTGGCATGGCGGGTCTTCGTGGCGGGGGAGGCGTATCTGGCGCCCGACGCGCACACCCGCGCCGACGCGCACTTCATCTCGGGCCAGGCCCGGCCGGGGATGTACCTGGGCGTGCCCCTCACCGACCCCGACGGGCAGGTGATCGGCGTGCTGTCCATCGACACCACCGACAGTGCCGAAACGCTGGGGGACGGGGACGCGCAGACGCTGACCCTGCTGGGGCAGGCCGCTGGGGTGGCCTACGCCCGCTGGTTGGCCCTCGAACGCGCCCAGCAGACGGCCCACCGCTTCGAGCAGCTGGCCCGGCTGTCCGCGGAGCTGGAGTCCCTGCAGACGCCGGATGAAATCGCCCGCCGGGCGCTGGAGACCCTGCTGGACCTCAGCGGCTTCACGACCGGGGCGGTGTTCGAGCGGTGTGGGGAGTCGCAGGTCGCCCTGACGGTGCTGGCGGGCCACCTGGGTGAGGGTGACCTGAACGCCGTGCGCCTGCACCAGCCTCACGCCCCGACGGGGCTGGTCGCCCAGGTGCTGGACACGCAGTCCACCCTGGTGGTGCCGGACTATCCCCGCTGGTGCCAGGCGTCCCCGGTCGCGGTGAATCAGATCCACACGGCCCTGGCCGCGCCGCTGCGGTCGCGGGGCCGGGTGGGCGGGGTCATCGGGCTCGCCCATCTCGGCCAGGTCCATGAGGTCTCTCCGGAGACCGTGACCCTGCTGGAGATGGTCGCGGCGCACATTGACCGGGCGACGGAGCGGGCGGCGGGCGTGGAGCATCTGCGCCGGATGCGCGAGGCGGCCCTGCGGGGGGTGGGCCGGGTGCTGGAGCGCCGGGACGGCGAGACCTTCGGGCACACCGACCGCGTGACCGGGCTGGCCGTGCGGCTGGGCGAGGCGTTGGGGCTGTCCCCCGCCGCGCTGCAACACCTGCGCTGGGGCGCGTACCTGCACGACGTGGGCAAGGTGGCGGTGGACGACCAGATTCTGCGCAAGCCCGGTCCCCTCACCCCGGCGGAACGGGAGGCCATGCAGGCGCACGTGGTGGTGGGCGACGACATGCTCCGCGACGAGGCCTTTGTGCCGCGCGAGGTGCGGCAGGTGGTGCGGTCGCACCACGAGCGCTGGGACGGGGCGGGCTACCCGGACGGCCTGGCCGGGGAAGACATCCCCCTGCTCGCCCGCATCTTCAGCGTGGTCGACGTCTACGACGCCCTGATCAGCCCCCGCCCCTACAAGCCCGCCTGGCCCGCCGAGGCGGCGCGGGCGGAGCTGGCCCGGGGTGCCGGGCGCCAGTTCGATCCGCGGGTCGTGCAGGCGTTCCTGGGGCTGCCGTCATGA
- a CDS encoding phosphodiester glycosidase family protein yields the protein MTQSPARCVRLGGLGLALTLGVALAQPAVQRQTVRAGSANVAVTSVRFPAGRYDLSVALAGPRVASNAPLAQIAARSGATCAINGTFLAAYAGQSGEPYGTLVVGGRVLHLGTVGTRLDVLQDGRVRFARDGLRIRGTLDGSGASPNNWYAYNVNQTPSNANYAYLYTPDYGPRLRFVPDVAVIVRNGVVERAVRGEAAQIPADGFVLALAGSEVRQLAGRFTPGRRADYRVEEADGTPLGARFSLGAGPLLVRDGSVVADPSAEGFRQDKILTARGARSAVGFTAAGDLLLVTFPGATIREEAQAMRALGAVNAMNLDGGASSGLVCGGRAVVPGGRQIANALVVRSRR from the coding sequence ATGACCCAATCCCCAGCCCGCTGCGTCCGCCTGGGCGGCCTGGGCCTCGCGCTCACCCTCGGCGTTGCCCTGGCACAACCCGCCGTGCAGCGGCAGACCGTCCGCGCCGGTTCGGCCAATGTCGCGGTCACGTCCGTCCGCTTTCCAGCCGGACGTTACGACCTGAGCGTCGCCCTCGCTGGGCCCCGAGTGGCCTCGAATGCCCCGCTCGCGCAGATCGCGGCGCGGTCCGGGGCCACCTGCGCGATCAACGGCACCTTTCTCGCGGCGTATGCCGGGCAGAGCGGCGAGCCATACGGGACGCTCGTGGTGGGGGGGCGGGTGCTCCACCTGGGCACGGTGGGCACCCGGCTGGACGTGCTGCAGGACGGCCGGGTGCGCTTCGCGCGCGACGGGCTGCGGATTCGCGGCACGCTGGACGGCTCCGGCGCCTCCCCCAACAACTGGTACGCCTACAACGTCAACCAGACGCCCTCGAACGCCAACTACGCCTACCTCTACACGCCCGACTACGGCCCGCGCCTGCGCTTCGTGCCTGACGTGGCCGTGATCGTGCGGAACGGGGTGGTGGAGCGCGCGGTTCGGGGCGAGGCGGCCCAGATTCCGGCGGACGGCTTCGTGCTCGCCCTCGCCGGAAGCGAGGTCCGGCAACTCGCGGGGCGGTTCACCCCTGGGCGCCGCGCCGACTACCGGGTCGAGGAGGCAGATGGCACGCCTCTGGGGGCCCGCTTCAGTCTGGGTGCGGGACCCCTGCTCGTTCGCGACGGGAGCGTCGTCGCCGATCCCTCAGCGGAGGGCTTCCGGCAGGACAAGATCCTCACGGCCCGCGGGGCGCGGTCGGCGGTGGGCTTTACCGCGGCGGGCGACCTCCTGCTCGTCACGTTTCCGGGCGCCACGATCCGGGAGGAAGCCCAGGCGATGCGGGCGCTCGGGGCCGTGAACGCCATGAATCTGGATGGGGGTGCGTCGAGCGGGCTGGTCTGCGGGGGCCGGGCGGTCGTGCCAGGCGGGCGCCAGATCGCCAACGCCCTCGTCGTGCGCTCCCGCCGCTGA
- a CDS encoding ATP-binding protein, translated as MRGEEAGEAARAPRLDPSPGELLGRERELAACAELLRRGDVSLVTITGMGGIGKTRLATRLAQDLGGAFPDGVRLVSLAAVTDAELVPQAVATALGVSGEQAAAEAVFAALRGARLLLVLDNLEHVLDAASFVAELLVEAPGVRVLTTSRAPLQLTGEYEVPLGPLALPGPPDRLSPQALLAVPSVALFVARASEVQPGRVWDAEALGVVADIVTRLGGWPLSIELAAARTRLFPLPALRSALDAPLGVLTRGARDLPARQQTLRATLDWSYALLNGGERALLARLAVFPGTFTPDEVEGALGEVGRLDALAALVEHSWVVRPEPEGGGLALLEPVREYALEKLTTEGALDAAREAHAQYYLARLEDLFASGEATRAYFAWVQVAYPHLRSAMNWALSAGALDLALRLEQGLLTFWTMGGSGLVTEGRLWAESLLARVPEKDERAVAQLCIAVGLFAARQSEFVAARHLYERALTLARRAADPVAEADGLFRIAEVARMGGGTPDEAEALMRDALARFRALGEVGRWLSGTVQLAAHLDTLGRYAEALTLLKGIQAEAWNHPDPRASVRALVYSAWLLIRLGRPEEARAPLEEAQGRLAGLALPSLWQSVQHALAEWALATGREAEAEAYLARAQTHILDLQSPHLLAGLFETQARLAERRGETARAAALYCRMLDELGPGGAPYMLAEARQGLARLEGRAVTVSAPKAPRSEPGLTDLTPRETEVLARVALGDTNAGIARALGISLPTVNAHLRTIFSKLGVGSRVLAARVAVERGLVGPG; from the coding sequence ATGAGGGGGGAAGAAGCGGGGGAAGCCGCGCGAGCTCCGAGGCTGGACCCTTCACCCGGCGAGCTGCTGGGCCGGGAGCGTGAACTCGCCGCCTGCGCCGAGCTGCTGCGCCGCGGCGACGTCAGCCTGGTGACGATCACCGGAATGGGCGGGATCGGCAAGACCCGCCTGGCGACCCGCCTCGCGCAGGACCTCGGGGGAGCCTTTCCCGACGGGGTGCGGCTGGTGTCGCTGGCCGCCGTCACCGACGCCGAGCTGGTGCCCCAGGCCGTCGCCACCGCCCTGGGCGTGAGTGGGGAACAGGCCGCTGCCGAGGCCGTCTTCGCGGCGTTGCGGGGCGCCCGGCTGCTGCTCGTGCTGGACAACCTGGAACACGTGCTCGACGCGGCGAGCTTCGTGGCCGAACTGCTCGTGGAGGCCCCCGGCGTCCGGGTCCTGACCACCAGCCGCGCGCCGCTGCAACTCACCGGCGAGTACGAGGTGCCGCTCGGCCCGCTCGCGCTGCCCGGGCCCCCCGACCGCCTCTCCCCGCAGGCCCTCCTCGCCGTGCCCTCGGTGGCCCTCTTCGTGGCGCGCGCCTCGGAGGTGCAGCCGGGCCGGGTCTGGGACGCGGAGGCGCTGGGGGTGGTCGCCGACATCGTGACCCGGCTGGGAGGCTGGCCGCTGAGCATCGAACTCGCCGCCGCCCGCACCCGGCTGTTTCCACTCCCCGCCCTCAGGAGCGCCCTGGACGCGCCGCTGGGGGTGCTGACCCGGGGGGCGCGCGATCTCCCGGCCCGGCAGCAGACCCTGCGCGCCACCCTGGATTGGAGTTACGCCCTGCTGAACGGGGGCGAACGGGCGCTGCTCGCGCGGCTGGCGGTGTTTCCCGGGACCTTCACCCCGGATGAGGTGGAGGGCGCGTTGGGGGAGGTGGGTCGCCTCGACGCGCTCGCAGCCCTGGTCGAGCACAGTTGGGTGGTGCGCCCCGAGCCCGAGGGCGGCGGGCTGGCCCTGCTCGAACCCGTGCGCGAGTACGCGCTGGAGAAGCTGACGACAGAAGGGGCGCTGGACGCCGCGCGGGAAGCGCACGCCCAGTACTACCTCGCCCGGCTGGAGGACCTGTTCGCGTCTGGCGAAGCGACCCGGGCGTATTTCGCCTGGGTGCAGGTCGCCTACCCGCACCTGCGTTCGGCGATGAACTGGGCGCTCTCCGCGGGGGCGCTGGACCTGGCCCTCCGGCTCGAACAGGGCCTGCTCACCTTCTGGACGATGGGCGGCAGCGGCCTGGTTACCGAGGGGCGGTTATGGGCCGAGTCGCTGCTGGCGCGGGTGCCCGAGAAGGACGAGCGCGCGGTGGCCCAGTTGTGCATCGCTGTCGGCCTCTTCGCCGCACGCCAGAGCGAGTTCGTGGCCGCCCGGCACCTGTACGAGCGGGCCCTGACGCTCGCCCGGCGTGCGGCGGACCCCGTGGCGGAAGCCGATGGCCTCTTCAGGATTGCCGAGGTGGCGCGAATGGGCGGCGGAACGCCCGACGAGGCCGAGGCGCTGATGCGCGACGCCCTCGCCCGGTTCCGGGCGTTGGGTGAGGTGGGCCGCTGGCTGTCCGGTACCGTTCAACTCGCGGCGCACCTCGACACCCTGGGCCGTTACGCCGAGGCCCTGACCTTGCTGAAGGGCATTCAGGCAGAGGCCTGGAATCACCCCGACCCCCGCGCCTCCGTGAGAGCGCTGGTGTACTCGGCTTGGCTGCTCATCCGTCTGGGCCGGCCGGAGGAGGCTCGTGCCCCCCTGGAGGAAGCCCAGGGCCGCCTCGCGGGGCTGGCGCTCCCCTCGCTGTGGCAGTCGGTGCAGCACGCGCTGGCAGAGTGGGCGCTGGCGACCGGGCGGGAGGCCGAGGCCGAGGCGTACCTCGCGCGGGCGCAGACCCACATCCTCGACCTCCAGTCCCCTCACCTGCTGGCCGGACTGTTCGAGACCCAGGCCCGCCTCGCCGAGCGCCGGGGCGAAACGGCCCGGGCCGCCGCCCTCTACTGCCGGATGCTCGACGAGCTGGGCCCGGGCGGCGCCCCCTACATGCTGGCGGAAGCCCGCCAGGGCCTCGCCCGCCTGGAGGGGAGGGCCGTGACCGTTTCCGCTCCCAAAGCCCCCCGCTCCGAGCCGGGCCTCACCGACCTGACCCCCCGCGAGACGGAGGTGCTGGCGCGGGTCGCGCTGGGGGACACCAACGCGGGGATCGCCCGGGCGCTGGGGATCAGCCTGCCGACCGTGAACGCCCACCTCCGCACCATCTTCTCCAAGCTGGGCGTGGGCAGCCGGGTCCTGGCCGCCCGCGTTGCCGTCGAGCGCGGGCTGGTTGGACCGGGCTGA
- a CDS encoding cupin domain-containing protein: protein MDDQSFTLPARVTRAGERRVLTLGGLRLAYLEGTDGEGNTLELLLPPRFHEWAPTAFHLTHLTYFVVLGEVTFTCGERVTLAGPETSVAVPPGLAHSLENSSGAEAHVLLLARPGGLHRYFEALAGLRSRSRGWPPEPPGLLEALERAYGVTHETA, encoded by the coding sequence ATGGACGATCAATCCTTCACCCTGCCCGCCCGCGTCACCCGCGCCGGGGAGCGGCGGGTGCTGACCCTGGGCGGCCTGCGCCTCGCCTACTTGGAGGGCACCGACGGCGAGGGCAATACCCTGGAACTGCTGCTCCCCCCTCGCTTCCACGAGTGGGCACCCACGGCCTTTCACCTTACCCACCTGACGTACTTCGTGGTCTTGGGCGAGGTGACGTTCACCTGTGGGGAACGCGTCACCTTGGCCGGACCGGAAACGTCGGTCGCCGTGCCACCCGGACTTGCCCACTCGCTGGAGAATTCGTCGGGTGCGGAGGCGCATGTCCTGCTCCTCGCCCGGCCCGGCGGGCTGCACCGCTACTTCGAGGCCCTGGCGGGGCTGCGCTCGCGCTCGCGGGGCTGGCCGCCCGAGCCGCCCGGCCTGCTGGAGGCGCTGGAGCGGGCCTACGGGGTGACCCACGAAACCGCCTGA
- a CDS encoding GNAT family N-acetyltransferase, translated as MNDSPIPTLTTPRLVLRAFELGDAPQVETLAGDPAVARFTFVPHPYPPGGAVGWIAGHAQEARVGRQLSWAITRGGELVGCVELALNPFHGWAEIGFWLGTPFWHRGYGTEAAERVLTYAFEDPGRRRVQAAVFVENAASARLLERLGLRREGTLRGSGRPGPGRSGDMHMYAILREDLGRA; from the coding sequence GTGAACGACTCGCCCATCCCCACCCTGACCACGCCGCGCCTCGTGCTGCGCGCCTTTGAGCTTGGTGACGCGCCCCAGGTCGAGACGCTGGCTGGGGACCCCGCCGTCGCCCGCTTCACCTTCGTGCCGCACCCCTACCCGCCCGGGGGTGCAGTGGGCTGGATCGCGGGCCATGCGCAGGAGGCGCGGGTGGGGCGGCAACTGTCGTGGGCGATCACGCGCGGGGGCGAACTCGTCGGGTGCGTCGAACTCGCCCTCAACCCCTTTCACGGCTGGGCTGAGATCGGCTTCTGGCTCGGCACGCCGTTCTGGCACCGCGGTTACGGGACCGAGGCGGCGGAGAGAGTGCTGACGTACGCCTTCGAGGACCCCGGCCGCCGCCGGGTGCAGGCCGCCGTGTTCGTCGAGAACGCCGCCTCGGCCCGGTTGCTGGAGCGGCTGGGCCTGCGCCGCGAGGGCACGCTGCGGGGCTCCGGCCGCCCGGGGCCGGGACGGTCCGGCGATATGCACATGTACGCCATCCTCCGCGAGGACCTCGGGCGGGCGTGA